A genomic segment from Synergistes jonesii encodes:
- a CDS encoding (2Fe-2S)-binding protein, whose product MGNEIDKSKLIICRCNEITLADIETAIAKGEHSINEIKKRTTAGMGICQGRTCSRLITNIIREKTGLDGENVRQNTARPPVRPLPIDALGEGEK is encoded by the coding sequence ATGGGAAACGAGATCGACAAAAGCAAGTTGATCATTTGTCGTTGTAACGAGATCACTTTAGCTGATATTGAGACTGCCATCGCCAAAGGCGAACACAGTATCAACGAGATTAAAAAACGCACAACCGCCGGAATGGGGATTTGCCAAGGGCGCACTTGCTCCCGCCTGATCACCAATATCATCCGGGAAAAAACTGGGTTGGATGGGGAAAATGTCCGCCAGAACACGGCGCGTCCGCCGGTGCGTCCGTTACCTATAGACGCTTTGGGGGAGGGAGAGAAATGA
- a CDS encoding RidA family protein, whose translation MFKEAVYVPGTAPGAPAYSPALTVEVGDCKMIYLTGQTSIDQDGGVVCPGDVAGQAEQAFKLAEQLLKAAGAGLNDVVKAQIFLTDVNDYPQVAPVRNKYFAKNRPVSTIVAVNALTTPGCKVELDLVAIVKK comes from the coding sequence ATGTTTAAGGAAGCGGTTTACGTACCGGGAACAGCGCCGGGAGCGCCCGCTTATTCGCCGGCTTTAACGGTCGAAGTGGGGGATTGCAAAATGATTTATCTGACCGGGCAGACCTCTATCGACCAGGACGGCGGAGTAGTGTGTCCGGGGGATGTAGCCGGGCAGGCGGAGCAGGCTTTCAAGCTGGCGGAGCAACTGCTCAAAGCAGCGGGGGCCGGGTTGAATGATGTGGTGAAAGCACAGATTTTTTTGACGGACGTTAATGATTATCCGCAGGTAGCGCCGGTGCGGAACAAATATTTCGCGAAGAACCGTCCGGTCAGCACAATTGTGGCGGTGAACGCGCTGACCACGCCGGGGTGCAAGGTGGAATTAGACCTGGTAGCGATAGTAAAGAAATAA
- a CDS encoding NAD(P)/FAD-dependent oxidoreductase codes for MNEKLKTEADVVVLGGGIFGLASAYFLCRFGKKVILIEKKDVGSGASGSNEAWVWLSSRKQAVLPFARLSQQFYANFEETFGMDVEYNNCGGYIVAESEEEMKLFKPWVQGRWNEGMIEMQLLDAADFHARLPQVSKHVVGATWNPLDGCVNSILVCVALKDAIKAQGGEVWTQTDVTAINLKGSRVHEVECSRGTIRTDVVVNATGSWAAQIGKLVNVDIPILPNRMTVLVSEPIAPFMDTVMMSATYVFEELAKAKKLEAIEAGEVEELEAGYVYTQLRKGNLLLGSTEDFVGYDNLVNFECPVAIAKCINDLTPPLRNKKVNIIRSFANFFPYTKDDLPVMGAVPGVEGFVMASGLNGGGMALGLGCGFTIAQQVAFRDSMIPIEPFSITRKSLY; via the coding sequence ATGAACGAGAAACTCAAGACAGAAGCCGATGTGGTGGTATTGGGCGGCGGTATTTTCGGTCTTGCTTCAGCCTATTTTCTGTGCCGTTTTGGCAAAAAGGTGATTCTGATCGAGAAAAAAGATGTAGGTTCCGGCGCTTCGGGCTCCAATGAGGCTTGGGTCTGGCTGTCCTCGCGTAAACAGGCCGTATTGCCCTTCGCCCGCTTGAGCCAGCAATTCTATGCCAATTTCGAAGAAACGTTCGGGATGGATGTGGAATACAACAATTGCGGCGGCTACATCGTGGCGGAGTCAGAGGAAGAGATGAAGCTGTTCAAGCCCTGGGTGCAGGGCCGCTGGAACGAAGGTATGATAGAAATGCAATTGCTGGACGCTGCGGATTTCCACGCACGCTTACCGCAGGTATCCAAGCATGTGGTGGGCGCCACCTGGAATCCGCTGGACGGCTGCGTCAACTCTATTTTGGTTTGTGTAGCGCTGAAAGACGCTATCAAAGCGCAGGGCGGAGAGGTGTGGACGCAGACCGACGTGACCGCTATCAATCTTAAAGGCAGCCGCGTACACGAGGTGGAATGCAGCCGCGGCACTATCCGTACCGACGTTGTGGTCAACGCTACCGGTTCTTGGGCCGCCCAAATAGGCAAGCTGGTCAATGTGGATATTCCAATATTGCCCAACCGCATGACGGTGCTGGTCAGCGAGCCCATTGCTCCCTTCATGGACACCGTGATGATGAGCGCTACCTACGTGTTCGAAGAATTGGCCAAGGCCAAAAAGCTTGAGGCCATCGAGGCTGGCGAAGTCGAGGAATTGGAAGCGGGTTACGTTTACACCCAACTGCGTAAAGGCAATCTTCTGTTGGGCAGCACTGAAGATTTCGTGGGCTATGATAATTTGGTCAATTTCGAATGCCCGGTGGCTATCGCCAAATGCATCAACGACCTGACGCCGCCTCTACGGAACAAAAAGGTCAATATTATTCGTTCTTTCGCCAATTTCTTCCCCTATACCAAGGATGATCTGCCGGTCATGGGCGCCGTTCCGGGCGTGGAGGGCTTCGTTATGGCTTCCGGCTTGAATGGCGGCGGCATGGCCCTGGGCTTGGGTTGCGGCTTCACTATTGCCCAGCAGGTGGCTTTCCGGGATTCCATGATTCCCATCGAACCTTTCTCCATCACCAGGAAATCCTTGTATTAG